Proteins co-encoded in one Bremerella sp. TYQ1 genomic window:
- a CDS encoding PD-(D/E)XK nuclease family protein, with product MYPTNGLNFPFPMDGPMVISREFVSWDRPILHSAADWLIQSATVSPEDLPLVDLSDCMVVVPGGLAGRRLVEILVQKVEAAGQSLIPPQVITVGLLPEHLYEAKLPFASELTQQFAWGETLRSFGPEPLKPLIPFPPEVTDFGTWRDYGDSVRRVYRELVSEALDFTEVAQKAHSLEGFTEQDRWDVLAKLQSAYLARLDKLEMWDKQSARLYAIKNNECHSDAHIVLLATVDLNRATRQMLDQVAGKAGRVTAIVGAPAQWENHFDEYGCLKADAWTDEAIDLEWQSVAIVDGPTQQADQAAGLIAEVAHDYSAKDIIVGLPDEHLLGEVRRIFHEHGLKVRFGPGHSVVGTLPFRLIETVIELSQTRQYHALASALRHPDLFQTLQFAKPGVEKLDNWFNNRLPDVVDSSLQNEEMAEAITKLAALAAPFSGEKRSLPEWADQVRQLLLSVYGTQTIDLDTSANFQLARPLQAINDAMAQWSEIPESLSQPCGASEMFRVLRNQLGSAMIPAEHDAEAVEALGWLELPLMDAPVCVVTSFNDGLIPSSNSADLFLPNSLRNLLGLEDDSLRYARDAYQVQVIQHTRQKVQWVVPKRSADGDPLAPSRLLFTGSTDDLAQRVQKFFGTPEDPLNAAKVASEESQDHQQRIVIPQPGDLDIVEMPPWDRFSATRINQYLKCPYRFFLRYVLGLRGEDDWATELDGGAFGNLAHDTLQEFGTSDVKNSTDEKVIFDFLSATLTDLAEKRYGKSPLATIKLQIEQLRLRLRAFATGQAQHRQNGWVIHRCEAEVTEPYPTIEVDGVEIELEGRIDRIDHNPETGDWAVWDYKTGDSVSDPEKDHQTGPRDAKEWVSVQLPFYRHLVKSVGVRGEVSLGYITLPKLGEEVRFRQAKWKEADLDEADATIRRVIRDIRSGKFFPPAAVRYEDEFSRICQDSVLGKWEPAT from the coding sequence TTGTATCCTACCAATGGCTTGAACTTTCCCTTCCCCATGGACGGCCCGATGGTGATTTCACGCGAATTTGTTTCCTGGGACCGCCCCATCCTGCATTCAGCGGCTGATTGGCTGATTCAGTCGGCGACGGTCTCGCCGGAAGACCTACCTCTGGTCGATCTTTCCGACTGTATGGTTGTCGTGCCGGGTGGTTTGGCTGGTCGCCGATTGGTCGAAATTCTTGTCCAAAAAGTCGAAGCAGCCGGACAATCTTTAATTCCGCCGCAAGTCATCACCGTCGGTTTGCTGCCGGAACATCTGTACGAAGCCAAGCTGCCGTTTGCGTCGGAATTAACGCAGCAGTTTGCCTGGGGGGAAACGCTGCGAAGTTTTGGCCCCGAACCGCTCAAGCCGCTGATCCCCTTCCCCCCGGAAGTGACCGACTTCGGTACCTGGCGAGACTACGGCGATTCAGTTCGTCGGGTTTATCGGGAACTGGTTTCCGAAGCACTCGACTTCACCGAAGTCGCGCAGAAGGCTCACTCGCTGGAAGGTTTTACCGAGCAAGACCGCTGGGATGTGCTCGCGAAGCTACAGAGTGCCTACCTGGCACGGCTCGACAAACTGGAAATGTGGGACAAACAGTCGGCGCGGCTGTACGCCATTAAGAATAACGAATGCCACAGCGATGCCCACATTGTGCTGTTGGCCACCGTCGACTTGAACCGCGCGACGCGGCAGATGCTCGATCAAGTCGCTGGCAAAGCAGGCCGAGTCACCGCGATTGTCGGTGCGCCTGCGCAATGGGAAAACCACTTTGACGAGTATGGCTGCCTGAAAGCGGATGCATGGACCGACGAGGCGATCGATCTCGAATGGCAGTCGGTCGCAATTGTCGACGGTCCAACGCAGCAAGCCGATCAAGCGGCGGGGCTGATCGCGGAAGTCGCACACGATTACTCGGCAAAGGATATTATTGTCGGCCTGCCGGACGAACACCTGCTGGGGGAAGTTCGCCGCATCTTTCACGAGCATGGCTTGAAGGTTCGCTTCGGTCCGGGGCATTCGGTAGTAGGTACGCTACCGTTTCGTTTGATCGAAACCGTCATCGAGCTTTCGCAGACGCGGCAATACCATGCCTTGGCTTCGGCGCTGCGGCACCCGGACTTGTTCCAGACACTGCAGTTCGCGAAGCCCGGGGTCGAAAAGCTCGATAACTGGTTCAATAACCGCTTGCCTGATGTGGTCGACAGCTCCCTTCAAAATGAAGAGATGGCGGAAGCAATCACCAAGCTGGCCGCCCTCGCGGCGCCATTCAGCGGCGAAAAGCGTTCGTTGCCGGAATGGGCCGATCAGGTTCGACAGCTTTTGCTCAGCGTTTATGGCACGCAAACAATCGATTTAGATACCTCCGCCAACTTTCAATTGGCCCGACCGCTGCAAGCGATCAACGATGCGATGGCCCAGTGGAGCGAGATCCCGGAATCGCTTTCGCAGCCGTGCGGGGCGTCGGAGATGTTCCGCGTGCTGCGAAACCAATTAGGTTCGGCAATGATTCCCGCCGAGCATGATGCCGAAGCGGTCGAAGCACTCGGTTGGCTCGAACTGCCGCTGATGGATGCCCCTGTCTGCGTGGTGACCAGCTTCAACGACGGCTTGATCCCCAGTTCGAACTCGGCCGACTTGTTCCTGCCGAATTCCTTGCGAAATTTGTTGGGGCTGGAAGACGACTCGTTGCGTTACGCGCGTGATGCCTACCAGGTTCAAGTCATTCAGCATACGCGTCAGAAAGTGCAGTGGGTTGTTCCCAAGCGAAGTGCCGACGGCGATCCGCTCGCCCCCAGCCGGTTACTGTTCACCGGCAGCACCGACGACTTGGCCCAGCGAGTGCAGAAGTTCTTCGGCACGCCGGAAGACCCTCTCAACGCCGCGAAAGTAGCCAGCGAGGAATCGCAAGACCACCAACAACGAATCGTGATCCCACAGCCAGGCGATCTTGATATCGTCGAAATGCCTCCCTGGGATCGGTTCTCGGCCACTCGAATCAATCAATACTTGAAGTGCCCTTACCGTTTCTTTTTGCGTTACGTGCTGGGCCTTCGTGGCGAAGACGACTGGGCCACCGAACTGGATGGCGGAGCGTTCGGTAACCTGGCACACGACACGCTGCAAGAGTTCGGCACGAGCGACGTGAAGAACTCGACCGACGAGAAAGTCATCTTCGACTTCCTTTCCGCCACCCTCACAGACTTGGCCGAGAAACGTTATGGCAAAAGTCCCCTTGCGACGATCAAGCTGCAGATTGAGCAGCTAAGACTGAGACTCCGGGCCTTCGCGACCGGACAAGCCCAGCACCGGCAAAACGGCTGGGTCATTCATCGCTGCGAAGCGGAAGTCACCGAGCCCTATCCGACCATCGAAGTCGACGGTGTCGAGATCGAACTGGAGGGGCGTATCGACCGCATCGACCACAATCCGGAAACCGGCGATTGGGCCGTTTGGGATTATAAAACAGGCGACAGCGTGAGCGATCCGGAGAAAGACCATCAAACCGGCCCACGCGATGCCAAGGAATGGGTCAGCGTGCAGTTGCCGTTTTATCGTCACCTGGTGAAAAGTGTCGGCGTGCGGGGAGAAGTTTCGCTCGGGTATATTACGCTGCCCAAGCTGGGCGAAGAAGTTCGCTTTCGACAAGCGAAGTGGAAAGAGGCCGATCTCGACGAAGCGGACGCCACCATCCGGCGTGTCATTCGCGACATCCGTTCCGGTAAGTTTTTCCCGCCTGCTGCGGTTCGTTACGAAGATGAATTCTCGCGAATCTGCCAAGATTCGGTCCTCGGAAAATGGGAGCCCGCCACATGA
- a CDS encoding glycosyltransferase family 4 protein translates to MSNVIVPPASLSHQTDSSAVTAGHAKVVHVINGEHYSGAERVQDLLGKCLPHYGYDASFVCVKPGKFTEARADGKSPIFDLPMRHRFDLWQAKKLADLVKQEQFEVIHAHTPRTAMLAMGASYLTSVPLVYHVHSPTARDSTRKWQNWMNQKIEQTSIAKATQLVCVSHSLAGHMRTLGVGEDRISVVHNGVPTVADVPQRELPFGMWTLGTVALFRPRKGLEVLLQAIAQLRERGHQVHLRAVGPFETPEYEAAIHEQVRQLKLEDAIDWVGFTRDVNAQFQKMDLFVLPSLFGEGLPMVVLEAMAAGTPVVATDVEGVTEAIVDGQSGIIARPNDAEHLAQRIEAVLTGREDWRAIRETALVEHAQSFSDEAMARGVAEVYDQILGKASAATSPSDQPCHAVGRE, encoded by the coding sequence ATGTCGAACGTGATTGTTCCGCCCGCTTCCCTGTCACACCAAACCGATTCTTCCGCCGTTACCGCTGGTCATGCGAAGGTGGTCCACGTGATCAATGGCGAGCATTATTCCGGGGCCGAACGTGTGCAAGATCTGCTCGGCAAGTGCCTGCCTCATTATGGCTACGATGCCAGTTTCGTTTGCGTTAAGCCTGGAAAATTCACTGAGGCTCGGGCGGACGGAAAGAGTCCTATTTTCGATCTACCGATGCGTCATCGCTTTGACTTGTGGCAAGCGAAGAAACTTGCCGACCTGGTCAAACAGGAACAGTTCGAGGTGATTCATGCGCATACTCCACGGACCGCAATGCTGGCGATGGGGGCTTCCTATTTAACCAGCGTTCCGCTGGTGTATCACGTGCATAGTCCCACCGCGCGCGATTCGACACGCAAGTGGCAGAACTGGATGAATCAAAAGATCGAGCAAACTTCGATCGCCAAAGCAACTCAGCTGGTTTGCGTTTCGCACAGTCTCGCAGGCCACATGCGAACGCTCGGCGTGGGTGAAGACCGGATTTCCGTCGTTCACAACGGTGTGCCGACAGTGGCCGACGTGCCGCAGCGCGAGTTGCCATTCGGTATGTGGACGCTCGGAACGGTGGCTCTGTTCCGTCCTCGCAAGGGTCTGGAAGTATTGCTGCAAGCGATAGCTCAGCTGCGCGAGCGAGGGCATCAAGTTCATCTTCGTGCGGTCGGTCCGTTTGAAACGCCTGAATACGAAGCCGCCATCCACGAGCAAGTTCGCCAGTTGAAACTGGAAGACGCCATCGATTGGGTCGGCTTCACGCGGGACGTGAATGCTCAGTTCCAAAAGATGGATCTGTTCGTCCTGCCTAGCCTGTTCGGCGAAGGCCTGCCGATGGTGGTGCTGGAAGCGATGGCGGCGGGAACGCCCGTGGTGGCGACCGATGTGGAAGGCGTCACCGAAGCGATCGTCGACGGGCAAAGTGGAATTATCGCACGCCCCAACGACGCCGAGCATCTGGCTCAGCGGATCGAGGCCGTTTTGACCGGCCGTGAAGATTGGCGAGCCATACGCGAAACGGCACTCGTCGAGCATGCCCAGTCGTTCTCGGACGAAGCCATGGCCCGGGGCGTCGCCGAGGTTTACGACCAGATTCTCGGCAAAGCGTCTGCTGCAACGTCGCCAAGTGACCAACCGTGTCACGCCGTCGGACGAGAATAG